The window gtaaataaaataaagtaattaatttgttatccatatttctaaataattttcatttatcatgttattaatgtttctaaacaatatcaAAAGGTACTTcgattttaataatatagatgcaGAAAACAACCAAATCCTAAAACTTTTCTTATTTCCATTGCTTGTAAgtgaaaaagttaaaaaaaaaaatctgtaaataaaaacttatttaaattagaacAAAATCTCAACCAGAATTTACATACACCCATTGATTTGTAGTTCGCCccacaattttaaatttatggtttttatatttattaatatgctCTCAACAAATATGTATTCTAGATATGTCCTTATTCACCTAAATTTATTAGTATAAAGGTTATCTTCATGTTTTCGATCCTCATTAGGATTTTCGGGCGGACCAGGGGACAAGGGAACAAGCAGCCAGTCGAAAGTCATTAGGCAAGAAATCTAAGGTCTGAACAGAATGGTTATCTGTAAAAGGTCTAGACTTACCCAAGAAAATAAGGCAAGTGTTGAAATGAATCTGGACCGAGCTAAGGAAGGAGTAAAAAGAGCTGAAACAGTTAGAAGAGTATAATGTATGAACTCAGCTAGGTCAGATCAGCTGGATTCAGAGCCGGTGTTGACCCCATACATAAGAAACATTTGTATGGGGCCTATCTTTTTTTACAGTTGTTTAGGTTCACTTTTTATACTTGTTAACTTTCTAAAAAACCCAAACAAATGTAAAGTGGGTGGAGCTTATCTCAGATACCAACAAAATTAAATCGTGAACAATTTTTTTGGCTTagctttataaaaaaagaatgaaaatattatgataACTAACTAAGCAGTAGTTGGGCAAGtcgctgaaaaaaaaaagtcggGCAAGTCTTTGCATTTGAAACACAACCGCCATCATTATAAGTAACGAAACAAAGGGACTGAAGAACTGAAACTACAAAACctggatattttttttatctacaaTTAACAAAGATTAAGTGATTTGGTCATGCTATTGATTGGAAAAAACTTTCACATTTTTAATCGAttcatgattttttaaaaagagtgCATGAAAAATGActtttaaaaattgataaattACCATTATCTTCAACATTAATATAGTAATGTTTTAGTTACAAACTttgttttttagcaaaaaatatattatttagggCCTCGTTTTTTCTGTTTCGTATTGGACCGGGTATATCTCAGAATCGGCACTGGCTGGATTAGCTTAAAGTCCACGCTTGGCTAGCTGGACCAGCTGTAGGGAATCTCAAATCAGATGCGAAGAGTGTGAGGCAGTTGGGAAAGTTGGCTGGATTGGGAAGGTTACTGGACCGAAGGTCGAGCATGGCTGGTTATGGGACTAATTAATGGTCGAGCATGGTCGAGGTCTTTGGGCGACAATATTTGGTGCATGAAAAATGTGCTGAACGGACAGATAGTTTATGGATGAACTTCGAACACGTGTCCAAaaagtcaatatatatatatggcctTGGAAAAACCTTAGGGCTTCAAATTTCTTATTGAAAACATTCAAAGACTCATAAAAcacaagaaaaataattttagtttattttatctCTAGGATTTAGATCCTATCGACTCTATATAATGAATCTCAAATTACCAGACTGAACACTTCAGAAATAAAAAGCTTAAAAAGGACTGAATGGTTATCGAGTGGAAACAACCGCCTTTGGCTTAGAATCCGGGATTGGTGTTTCAAGTTGGTATCATCGAATGCTTTTTCCGAGGACAGTCGGGTTATGAGAAACATCACTATTAGGTATTGGGTCTCACATTAGAGTGCTTAGACCAGGGACAATTGATATGTTAGGGTTCAATAACATGTTTAAAATCCTCATGCTAGAAATAGCAAAAAACCGGAAGGGGGAAGAAGGATAAGGGAAATGTTGAACCAATAAAACGGTGATGGATGGGATGAATCCAATTATTATAACACCAGTCGGACCTAGGACTGTACTATCTCAACATCATATTTTCTATTAATCTACAACGATTTTGACCTCTAAAGAGATTAACCGCAAAGGTACTGACGCGATCTAGTATCACCCAGAAAAGCGTCTATGGATTTTACAATACCCTATCAATATTATTGTACTCTTTGACCACATCGAAAACGATTTTATTGAACGAGTCCATTCTACGAATTGTCTGTTATACCGAGTGATCCTGCTACCtagcttttttcttttatttttgacaatGTATCAGTTGCATTAATTGCCTTagaaaaattattgttatttgTATGGTAGATATGATTGTACATGCACATGCTTAACTTCGATTTGTCCTAGTGAGTAAGGGAATCTAACTTTaagctaataaaataaaataaagttataatACTCATAAACAACAATTGATAATCTTAGTCCGTAAGTcgttgtagtatagtggtaagtattccgcctgtcacgcgggtgacccgggttcgatcGCCGGCAACGGcgtaatttttttgaaaattttaaacaaaaaacgGTGGTCCTAGTTGGGAAAGTAATGGTCCGAACATGCCTACACGCTTGTTTTAATTTAAACGTTGTAATTTactctttctctcttcctccCCTTTCTAAATATTCTTCTAAATATTGACCTCAGATTACAACATAGCCATTTCAGTTCTTTATAGTATATATCTTTGCATAGGTAGTGCTATAATGTTTGAGTTAAATCTGGGTTAATTTGATATTTGGATTCTCATAAACCACCAAACTGGCAGTTGTAATATTTATCTTCTATTAAGacatatatttgatatattctCTGCTCATCATACTGATGGATGTGGTATAAAACTTTACTGACACTATCATTTGATCTTCCTATGCCTAGCGAAATTTTCTAGTCATTAGATACGTCTTAGTATGTTTTCTACTTCCACATCTTTCTAGATTTCTGCTCTTTAGCATGTCATTTTCACAATAACTCTTTAAGTCaaagaggaaagaaagaaaaatttctATATCTTTCTCTCTATAGATAAGAAATATACccaaaataatgatttttgaaATGGAAAGAAACAGATTCCTCTGCTATACATTATTATTGCGCGTCTCAGTCTCCGTTATTGTTTTTTCTCTCACTGTTCAATTTGAGAAAATTTACACAAGTATTCAGTACAATGTGGCGTTAGTTTTCACCACTTGTTGTTGTCAATGCATAGTAGATGGAGCTGGATGTTGTTGAGGTAATGGTGGAACCGGATAAGAAGGTACAGCATAAGGAGCAACTCCAAGATGATGATGAGTTCCCATTGGAGGTGGAAGCATCACAGGTGTTCCAACAGCTGAACCCATATGATCAGGCGGTGCGATGATGGGTTGTCCCACAGGGGCACCACCATACATCCCTAATCCAGCCATTGTGTGATGTTGTGGCTGAGGCTGAGCCTGAGGCTGAGCTGGTCTATGCTTAACcacttgttgttgttgttgtcctGTAACGGCAGCAGCTTGATTGTTCACAGAAGTGATGTCGTGAATGCTAGACCTTCTTCGATCTCGGTTCATCGAGTTAAGCCTGATGAAGTATTTTTGAGCATGACTTGCTACTTGAGTTGGTGTTCTTGTGATCACATAGTTCCTTGAGATGCTTCTCCAATCTCCTTTCCCAAATTTTTCCAGACCCAATAGAAACAACCTTCaacaatacaaacaaaaacagagcATTTGAATAAGAACAGAGCATTTGAATAAAGGCAAGATCTCTATTTCACTTTTATAAAGAATTGaggaataagaagaagaaaccgaTGCTCTTCTTGTGTCCATGGAATCCCTTTCTTCCTCTCTTGTTCTTGTCTGGAACTACTTCTTCCTCCACCATTGGAGCTACTTATCCCATGGTTTGGTTTCTTCTCCGTTGATCCGCCTCCGCCGGAGGAATGACAGTCTCTGTTCGCGGGAGAAGTTGCTGCTGCTTCCTCGCCTGTTCTTTGATAGCGAGGCAATGGGACTTGTCCACTCTCGATTGCCTTGACATCTTCCAATAGCATTTGGTAATGTTTCTTGACTTCTTGTAATGATTTGGTTGGAACCATTGACGCCATTTTCATCCATTGATCCTCTGTTATCTCTTCTTTTACACAATGCAACGCAATTGAGTTCTCGAAtgatttctcttcttctctgctCCATGTCACTGCCACGCTCTCCATTTGATTCTGCTTCAATctctactctctctcactctgttttttttttcctttctctctTCTTTGGGTTAATCGTGTGGTGGGCATGATAGTGTTTGTGAAACGTATGTGAAAGGGTCAGATTCTTTTGTCTTTGGAGTTTTGTgaaattcttttttgtttaaattttgtaGAAGCGCCCGATAGTAGTGGAGAGTGTGTATATGTGTAGGATAATAGTGGGCATATGCGTAGGATAAGAGGGTTGATGGGGACTTTAACTTATTCACAAGCATCAATCAGTTGGGTTCGTTTTCT is drawn from Raphanus sativus cultivar WK10039 unplaced genomic scaffold, ASM80110v3 Scaffold3810, whole genome shotgun sequence and contains these coding sequences:
- the LOC130506945 gene encoding transcription factor MYBS1-like, with the protein product MESVAVTWSREEEKSFENSIALHCVKEEITEDQWMKMASMVPTKSLQEVKKHYQMLLEDVKAIESGQVPLPRYQRTGEEAAATSPANRDCHSSGGGGSTEKKPNHGISSSNGGGRSSSRQEQERKKGIPWTQEEHRLFLLGLEKFGKGDWRSISRNYVITRTPTQVASHAQKYFIRLNSMNRDRRRSSIHDITSVNNQAAAVTGQQQQQVVKHRPAQPQAQPQPQHHTMAGLGMYGGAPVGQPIIAPPDHMGSAVGTPVMLPPPMGTHHHLGVAPYAVPSYPVPPLPQQHPAPSTMH